A DNA window from Takifugu flavidus isolate HTHZ2018 chromosome 15, ASM371156v2, whole genome shotgun sequence contains the following coding sequences:
- the depdc5 gene encoding GATOR complex protein DEPDC5 isoform X2, translating into MLTFSCNLICFRMRTNKSYKLVLHKKGFGGSDDELVVNPKVFPQVCLRDIIEIAHPTDEYSPLLLQVKNLKEDLQKETISVDQTVAQAFKLRAYQDVIVNVINPKDVTLDLVELTFKDQYIGRGDMWRLKKCLVSTCAYVTQKVEFAGIRAQASELWLKGEKVTCGYISEDTRVVFRSTSAMVYIFIQMSSEMWDFDIYGDLYFEKAVNGFLSDLFAKWKEKNCSHEVTVVLFSRTFYNAKTVDEFPEVLRGSIRQDQECRFFEDFYRVVAQNERRDEWMSLLVSIKKLFVKYPLLVRLEETDGGPVGYNSTAAQGNYLEAINLSFNVFDKHYINRNFDRTGQMSVVITPGVGVFEVDRQLMILTKQRMIDNGIGVDLVCMGEQPLHAVPLFKLHNRMMGVDSHVGDDYHLPHWINHSFYTSKSQTSCSSFTPRITVAGLKLTTEKFRFNKDHTLCSPKDTESSLPIQVDYDAHDIQVFRLPGPSRFKRTPNFRLGRDKEIGGRKSLGSLEVTACIGVSPPVRFEGPEEHKSVTSNDSLGSVSNVLLIPRLPSAQYEVSSSLGYTSTREMLEKMESQRDSSAPGRFTVGSAESPRHIRPGCYTPQRALINPFTPSRMPMKLTSNRRRWMHTFPIGPSGEAIQIHHQMRQNMADLQGQQTNPAHGSAELLELVCPEATGRKTLSGQVGETGLYVGGLMEELTANPESNGGLPTHCASLFDDCPLSSADPMPSFCCTVGVDWKSLTTPACLPLTTDYFPDRQTLQNDYTEGCYDLLPHSDLDRREEEATVRTASEVFEEFICQRLMQGYQIIVQTHNRKPQPSVSTPLGSSPLYSRGLVSLRRAEEKENVYWLSMGRTFHKVCLKDKIISVTRYLPKYPCETAQIQYSYSLCPSHSEGQFVSCWVEFGHERLEEYKWNYLDQYICSAGSEDFSLIDSLKFWRTRFLLLPAGGARRMADGEGHWDIYGEAVGTAMGGSGDWVLLDNFIRFLEGLNRIRRRHRSDRIIRQKGTPMKGLQVAGTLPSYSSEHMAPPQGKKGTSALSVLLEMEQKTLDEQQGTKPSTAVADPSGIATNLMYLDSPRKDGGFILEFIRSPHSSNTYHSQLPVEASEVADRGLQPTVAPGAAVQPVGELASCSNTGDTSGNSAVQSLSLSSSPTLMEILEAIKHPMTGVQLLPEQRGLPLNCFFSAEVVHWLINNVEGVTTQGIAVDIMQKMLDEGLVAHASGDMMRTFIYGFYCYRIVGEKDGSNSQPPSTTAGGWPAAALEDFALFQGKWFEVAFVVEEQLHCDLPVFLLPWLPSRPSSYASRHSSFSRSFGGRSQAAALLAATVPEQKMVTLDVDVNNRSDRMEWCSCYYHGNFFLNTAFEIKLHWMAVTAAVLFEMVQGWHRKAASCGFLLIPALEFPFALTSSLYGDPLRAQHFISLNIHCLLKNGSDNLFEGFEPETYWDRMQFFQEAILYRFGFVHDKFSVSTFSFPSENKPQYIHITGTVFLQLPYFKRKHSSGQQRRRRNSTTSNNQGLFGGEECVGYYWAYNTMLTKSWRAGVLGDEKLADRLLRDFSDFCANKDNRLLNFWDSCQEKMNTSTP; encoded by the exons atgttaACGTTCAGCTGCAATTTGAT CTGTTTCAGGATGAGAACAAATAAGTCCTATAAACTTGTTTTACACAAGAAAGGCTTTGGTGGCAGCG ATGACGAACTGGTTGTGAACCCCAAGGTTTTTCCTCAAGTATGTCTGCGGGATATAATTGAGATAGCCCACCCCACTGATGAATATAG CCCTCTCCTACTTCAAGTCAAAAACCTTAAAGAAGACCTTCAGAAAG AGACAATCAGTGTTGACCAGACTGTAGCACAAGCCTTCAAACTACGGGCTTACCAGGATGTCATTGTCAACGTTATCAATCCAAAG GATGTAACACTAGACCTGGTGGAACTGACGTTCAAAGATCAATACATTGGCAGAGGAGACATGTGGAGATTAAAAAAGTGTTTG GTAAGCACCTGTGCTTATGTGACACAGAAGGTGGAATTTGCAGGAATCAG AGCCCAGGCCAGTGAACTGTGGTTAAAGGGTGAAAAAGTGACCTGTGGGTACATCAGTGAGGACACCCGG GTGGTGTTTCGCTCCACATCTGCCATGGTTTACATCTTTATCCAGATGAGTAGTGAGATGTGGGACTTTGATATTTATG GTGATCTCTACTTTGAGAAAGCTGTGAATGGATTCCTCTCTGATCTTTTTGCCAAATGGAAG GAAAAGAATTGCAGCCATGAGGTGACAGTTGTTCTTTTCTCACGTACATTCTACAATGCCAAAACAGTTG ATGAATTTCCTGAAGTTCTCAGAGGGTCAATTAGGCAGGACCAGGAATGCCGTTTTTTTGAAGACTTTTACAG GGTTGTTGCTCAGAATGAGAGGCGTGATGAGTGGATGTCATTGCTGGTCTCTATAAAGAAGCTTTTTGTTAAGTATCCATTGCTGGTGCGGCTTGAAGAAACAG ATGGTGGCCCGGTTGGTTATAACTCTACTGCAGCTCAAGGAAACTATCTGGAAGCCATTAATCTTTCCTTCAATG TGTTTGACAAGCATTACATCAACCGTAACTTTGACCGCACTGGCCAGATGTCGGTGGTCATCACACCTGGGGTTGGAGTGTTTGAAGTTGACCGCCAGCTCATGATTCTTACCAAACAGCGTATGATTGATAATG GTATCGGGGTGGACTTGGTGTGTATGGGGGAACAGCCTCTACATGCAGTACCATTATTCAAG CTGCACAACAGGATGATGGGTGTGGACTCTCATGTAGGAGATGATTATCACCTTCCTCACTGGATCAACCACAG CTTCTATACCTCCAAAAGTCAAACCTCTTGTAGCTCCTTCACCCCTCGAATCACAGTGGCTGGACTCAAG CTCACTACAGAGAAGTTCAGATTCAACAAGGACCACA CTCTCTGTTCTCCAAAGGACACTGAAAGCAGTCTGCCTATACAGGTGGACTACGATGCCCATGATATCCAGGTGTTCAGATTACCTGGTCCATCACGATTTAAGAGGACTCCTAATTTTAG GTTAGGGCGAGACAAAGAGATAGGTGGAAGAAAAAGTTTGGGCTCCCTGGAAGTGACTGCATGCATAGGGGTATCCCCCCCTGTTCGGTTTGAAGGTCCTGAAGAGCATAAAAGTGTAACATCAAATGATAGTTTAGGCTCCGTGTCCAATGTGCTGCTCATTCCCCGTCTACCTTCAGCCCAGTATGAAGTTAGCAGTTCCTTGGGATACACGAGCACCAGAG AAATGTTAGAGAAGATGGAGTCACAGAGGGACTCCAGTGCACCAGGAAGATTTACAGTGGGGAGTGCTGAGTCCCCAAGGCACATCCGTCCTGGATGCTACACCCCCCAAAGAGCACTCATCAATCCTTTCACCCCATCAAGGATGCCTATGAAGCTAACCTCCAACCGCCGGCGTTGGATGCACACCTTCCCCATAG GTCCCTCTGGAGAGGCAATTCAAATCCATCATCAGATGAGACAGAACATGGCTGACCTGCAAGGCCAACAGACAAATCCTGCACATGGCTCAGCTGAGCTGTTGGAACTCGTCTGTCCTGAGGCCACTGGAAG AAAAACACTCTCAGGACAAGTGGGAGAAACTGGCCTTTATGTTGGGGGATTGATGGAAGAATTGACTGCAAATCCAGAGAGTAATGGTG GACTTCCAACCCACTGTGCCTCCTTATTTGATGACTGTCCCCTCAGCAGTGCTGACCCAA TGCCCAGCTTTTGTTGTACAGTGGGGGTGGATTGGAAGTCTTTGACGACACCAGCTTGTCTGCCCCTCACCACGGACTATTTTCCAGATCGCCAAACCCTTCAGAATGATTATACTGAAGGCTGCTATGACCTGCTACCACACAGTGACCTGGACAG gCGGGAAGAAGAAGCAACTGTAAGAACAGCTTCCGAAGTGTTTGAGGAGTTTATCTGTCAGAGACTGATGCAGGGGTATCAAATCATTGTTCAGACTCATAACAGGAAGCCTCAGCCATCTGTGTCCACACCTCTTGGCAGCAGCCCTCTTTACTCCAGAG GCTTGGTTTCCCTGCGTCgagcagaagagaaggagaatgTTTATTGGCTCAGCATGGGCCGTACCTTCCATAAAGTTTGCCTCAAAGACAAAATAATCAGTGTAACTCGCTATTTGCCAAA GTACCCGTGTGAGACTGCTCAGATCCAGTACAGTTACAGCCTTTGTCCATCACACTCAGAGGGTCAATTTGTGTCCTGTTGGGTGGAGTTTGGTCATGAACGGCTGGAAGAATACAAGTGGAACTATCTGGACCAGTACATCTGCTCTGCTGGGTCTGAGGACTTTAG TTTGATAGACTCTCTAAAGTTTTGGAGGACTCGGTTCTTGCTTCTGCCTGCTGGGGGAGCAAGGCGAATGGCAGATGGTGAAGGGCACTGGGATATTTATGGAGAGGCAGTGGGTACTGCAATGGGCGGATCTGGGGACTGGGTCTTGCTGGACAACTTCATCCGCTTCCTGGAGGGCCTGAACCGCATTCGTCGCCGACATCGCTCGGACAGGATCATTAGA CAAAAGGGGACACCAATGAAAGGCCTGCAGGTTGCTGGTACTCTCCCTTCTTATTCTTCTGAACACATGGCTCCTCCTCAAGGCAAAAAGGGCACATCTGCATTATCAGTCTTACTGGAGATGGAGCAGAA GACACTGGATGAACAGCAGGGAACAAAGCCCTCAACAGCTGTTGCTGACCCCTCTGGTATTGCAACAAATCTCATGTATCTGGACAGTCCTCGCAAG GATGGTGGCTTCATTTTGGAATTTATTCGTAGCCCTCATTCTTCCAACACCTATCACTCTCAG TTGCCTGTTGAAGCCAGTGAAGTGGCGGACAGAGGACTCCAGCCAACAGTTGCACCTGGAGCAGCAGTCCAGCCTGTAGGAGAGCTTGCATCTTGTAGCAACACAGGAGACACCAG TGGAAATTCTGCAGTGCAGTCGCTTTCTTTGTCATCATCCCCAACACTCATGGAGATCCTGGAGGCTATAAAACATCCAAT GACAGGTGTACAACTCCTTCCAGAGCAAAGAGGCCTGCCTCTCAATTGCTTTTTTAGTGCGGAGGTGGTTCACTGGCTGATTAACAACGTGGAAGGGGTAACGACACAAGGCATAGCTGTAGATATCATGCAG AAAATGTTGGATGAAGGTTTGGTGGCCCATGCTTCTGGAGACATGATGCGTACCTTCATTTATGGATTCTACTGCTACAGGATTGTTGGAGAGAAGGATG gttcAAATTCCCAGCCTCCTTCCACAACAGCAGGGGGctggcctgcagcagctctggaggactTTGCCCTGTTCCAGGGAAAGTGGTTTGAGGTGGCCTTTGTGGTGGAAGAGCAGCTCCATTGCGATCTCCCAGTTTTTCTCCTGCCCTGGCTCCCCAGCAGGCCGTCCTCCTATGCAAGTAGGCATAGCTCATTCAGCCGCAGTTTTGGAGGACGCAGTCAGGCCGCTGCATTGCTAG CTGCCACTGTTCCAGAGCAGAAAATGGTCACTCTGGATGTGGATGTGAACAATCGCAGTGACCGGATGGAGTGGTGCAGCTGTTATTACCATGGCAACTTCTTCCTCAACACTGCCTTTGAGATCAAGCTTCACTGGATGGCTGTCACTGCTGCAGTACTCTTTGAGATG GTTCAGGGCTGGCACAGGAAAGCAGCATCATGTGGCTTCCTCTTGATCCCTGCACTGGAGTTTCCTTTTGCACTAACCTCCTCCCTGTATGGAGATCCCCTCAGAGCCCAGCACTTCATTTCTCTGAACATCCACTGCCTTCTAAAGAATGGCAGTGACAATCTGTTTGAAG GCTTTGAACCAGAGACCTACTGGGATAGGATGCAGTTCTTTCAGGAGGCCATACTTTACAG GTTTGGATTTGTGCATGACAAATTTTCAGTTTCAACCTTTAGTTTCCCTTCGGAGAATAAGCCCCAGTACATCCACATAACAG GTACCGTCTTCTTGCAGCTGCCATACTTCAAGAGGAAGCATTCAAGTGGGCAGCAACGTCGACGCCGGAACTCTACCACTTCTAACAACCAGGGGCTGTTTGGTGGGGAGGAGTGTGTTGGCTACTATTGGGCCTACAACACTATGCTGACCAAGTCCTGGAGGGCAGGCGTGCTCGGGGATGAGAAGCTCGCCGACCGCCTCCTCAGAGACTTCAGCGACTTCTGTGCCAACAAAGACAACAGACTGTTAAACTTCTGGGACAGCTGTCAGGAGAAAATGAACACCAGCACTCCCTGA
- the depdc5 gene encoding GATOR complex protein DEPDC5 isoform X10: MLTFSCNLICFRMRTNKSYKLVLHKKGFGGSDDELVVNPKVFPQVCLRDIIEIAHPTDEYSPLLLQVKNLKEDLQKETISVDQTVAQAFKLRAYQDVIVNVINPKDVTLDLVELTFKDQYIGRGDMWRLKKCLVSTCAYVTQKVEFAGIRAQASELWLKGEKVTCGYISEDTRVVFRSTSAMVYIFIQMSSEMWDFDIYGDLYFEKAVNGFLSDLFAKWKEKNCSHEVTVVLFSRTFYNAKTVDEFPEVLRGSIRQDQECRFFEDFYRVVAQNERRDEWMSLLVSIKKLFVKYPLLVRLEETDGGPVGYNSTAAQGNYLEAINLSFNVFDKHYINRNFDRTGQMSVVITPGVGVFEVDRQLMILTKQRMIDNGIGVDLVCMGEQPLHAVPLFKLHNRMMGVDSHVGDDYHLPHWINHSFYTSKSQTSCSSFTPRITVAGLKLTTEKFRFNKDHTLCSPKDTESSLPIQVDYDAHDIQVFRLPGPSRFKRTPNFRLGRDKEIGGRKSLGSLEVTACIGVSPPVRFEGPEEHKSVTSNDSLGSVSNVLLIPRLPSAQYEVSSSLGYTSTREMLEKMESQRDSSAPGRFTVGSAESPRHIRPGCYTPQRALINPFTPSRMPMKLTSNRRRWMHTFPIGLPTHCASLFDDCPLSSADPMPSFCCTVGVDWKSLTTPACLPLTTDYFPDRQTLQNDYTEGCYDLLPHSDLDRREEEATVRTASEVFEEFICQRLMQGYQIIVQTHNRKPQPSVSTPLGSSPLYSRGLVSLRRAEEKENVYWLSMGRTFHKVCLKDKIISVTRYLPKYPCETAQIQYSYSLCPSHSEGQFVSCWVEFGHERLEEYKWNYLDQYICSAGSEDFSLIDSLKFWRTRFLLLPAGGARRMADGEGHWDIYGEAVGTAMGGSGDWVLLDNFIRFLEGLNRIRRRHRSDRIIRQKGTPMKGLQVAGTLPSYSSEHMAPPQGKKGTSALSVLLEMEQKTLDEQQGTKPSTAVADPSGIATNLMYLDSPRKDGGFILEFIRSPHSSNTYHSQLPVEASEVADRGLQPTVAPGAAVQPVGELASCSNTGDTSGNSAVQSLSLSSSPTLMEILEAIKHPMTGVQLLPEQRGLPLNCFFSAEVVHWLINNVEGVTTQGIAVDIMQKMLDEGLVAHASGDMMRTFIYGFYCYRIVGEKDGSNSQPPSTTAGGWPAAALEDFALFQGKWFEVAFVVEEQLHCDLPVFLLPWLPSRPSSYASRHSSFSRSFGGRSQAAALLAATVPEQKMVTLDVDVNNRSDRMEWCSCYYHGNFFLNTAFEIKLHWMAVTAAVLFEMVQGWHRKAASCGFLLIPALEFPFALTSSLYGDPLRAQHFISLNIHCLLKNGSDNLFEGFEPETYWDRMQFFQEAILYRFGFVHDKFSVSTFSFPSENKPQYIHITGTVFLQLPYFKRKHSSGQQRRRRNSTTSNNQGLFGGEECVGYYWAYNTMLTKSWRAGVLGDEKLADRLLRDFSDFCANKDNRLLNFWDSCQEKMNTSTP, translated from the exons atgttaACGTTCAGCTGCAATTTGAT CTGTTTCAGGATGAGAACAAATAAGTCCTATAAACTTGTTTTACACAAGAAAGGCTTTGGTGGCAGCG ATGACGAACTGGTTGTGAACCCCAAGGTTTTTCCTCAAGTATGTCTGCGGGATATAATTGAGATAGCCCACCCCACTGATGAATATAG CCCTCTCCTACTTCAAGTCAAAAACCTTAAAGAAGACCTTCAGAAAG AGACAATCAGTGTTGACCAGACTGTAGCACAAGCCTTCAAACTACGGGCTTACCAGGATGTCATTGTCAACGTTATCAATCCAAAG GATGTAACACTAGACCTGGTGGAACTGACGTTCAAAGATCAATACATTGGCAGAGGAGACATGTGGAGATTAAAAAAGTGTTTG GTAAGCACCTGTGCTTATGTGACACAGAAGGTGGAATTTGCAGGAATCAG AGCCCAGGCCAGTGAACTGTGGTTAAAGGGTGAAAAAGTGACCTGTGGGTACATCAGTGAGGACACCCGG GTGGTGTTTCGCTCCACATCTGCCATGGTTTACATCTTTATCCAGATGAGTAGTGAGATGTGGGACTTTGATATTTATG GTGATCTCTACTTTGAGAAAGCTGTGAATGGATTCCTCTCTGATCTTTTTGCCAAATGGAAG GAAAAGAATTGCAGCCATGAGGTGACAGTTGTTCTTTTCTCACGTACATTCTACAATGCCAAAACAGTTG ATGAATTTCCTGAAGTTCTCAGAGGGTCAATTAGGCAGGACCAGGAATGCCGTTTTTTTGAAGACTTTTACAG GGTTGTTGCTCAGAATGAGAGGCGTGATGAGTGGATGTCATTGCTGGTCTCTATAAAGAAGCTTTTTGTTAAGTATCCATTGCTGGTGCGGCTTGAAGAAACAG ATGGTGGCCCGGTTGGTTATAACTCTACTGCAGCTCAAGGAAACTATCTGGAAGCCATTAATCTTTCCTTCAATG TGTTTGACAAGCATTACATCAACCGTAACTTTGACCGCACTGGCCAGATGTCGGTGGTCATCACACCTGGGGTTGGAGTGTTTGAAGTTGACCGCCAGCTCATGATTCTTACCAAACAGCGTATGATTGATAATG GTATCGGGGTGGACTTGGTGTGTATGGGGGAACAGCCTCTACATGCAGTACCATTATTCAAG CTGCACAACAGGATGATGGGTGTGGACTCTCATGTAGGAGATGATTATCACCTTCCTCACTGGATCAACCACAG CTTCTATACCTCCAAAAGTCAAACCTCTTGTAGCTCCTTCACCCCTCGAATCACAGTGGCTGGACTCAAG CTCACTACAGAGAAGTTCAGATTCAACAAGGACCACA CTCTCTGTTCTCCAAAGGACACTGAAAGCAGTCTGCCTATACAGGTGGACTACGATGCCCATGATATCCAGGTGTTCAGATTACCTGGTCCATCACGATTTAAGAGGACTCCTAATTTTAG GTTAGGGCGAGACAAAGAGATAGGTGGAAGAAAAAGTTTGGGCTCCCTGGAAGTGACTGCATGCATAGGGGTATCCCCCCCTGTTCGGTTTGAAGGTCCTGAAGAGCATAAAAGTGTAACATCAAATGATAGTTTAGGCTCCGTGTCCAATGTGCTGCTCATTCCCCGTCTACCTTCAGCCCAGTATGAAGTTAGCAGTTCCTTGGGATACACGAGCACCAGAG AAATGTTAGAGAAGATGGAGTCACAGAGGGACTCCAGTGCACCAGGAAGATTTACAGTGGGGAGTGCTGAGTCCCCAAGGCACATCCGTCCTGGATGCTACACCCCCCAAAGAGCACTCATCAATCCTTTCACCCCATCAAGGATGCCTATGAAGCTAACCTCCAACCGCCGGCGTTGGATGCACACCTTCCCCATAG GACTTCCAACCCACTGTGCCTCCTTATTTGATGACTGTCCCCTCAGCAGTGCTGACCCAA TGCCCAGCTTTTGTTGTACAGTGGGGGTGGATTGGAAGTCTTTGACGACACCAGCTTGTCTGCCCCTCACCACGGACTATTTTCCAGATCGCCAAACCCTTCAGAATGATTATACTGAAGGCTGCTATGACCTGCTACCACACAGTGACCTGGACAG gCGGGAAGAAGAAGCAACTGTAAGAACAGCTTCCGAAGTGTTTGAGGAGTTTATCTGTCAGAGACTGATGCAGGGGTATCAAATCATTGTTCAGACTCATAACAGGAAGCCTCAGCCATCTGTGTCCACACCTCTTGGCAGCAGCCCTCTTTACTCCAGAG GCTTGGTTTCCCTGCGTCgagcagaagagaaggagaatgTTTATTGGCTCAGCATGGGCCGTACCTTCCATAAAGTTTGCCTCAAAGACAAAATAATCAGTGTAACTCGCTATTTGCCAAA GTACCCGTGTGAGACTGCTCAGATCCAGTACAGTTACAGCCTTTGTCCATCACACTCAGAGGGTCAATTTGTGTCCTGTTGGGTGGAGTTTGGTCATGAACGGCTGGAAGAATACAAGTGGAACTATCTGGACCAGTACATCTGCTCTGCTGGGTCTGAGGACTTTAG TTTGATAGACTCTCTAAAGTTTTGGAGGACTCGGTTCTTGCTTCTGCCTGCTGGGGGAGCAAGGCGAATGGCAGATGGTGAAGGGCACTGGGATATTTATGGAGAGGCAGTGGGTACTGCAATGGGCGGATCTGGGGACTGGGTCTTGCTGGACAACTTCATCCGCTTCCTGGAGGGCCTGAACCGCATTCGTCGCCGACATCGCTCGGACAGGATCATTAGA CAAAAGGGGACACCAATGAAAGGCCTGCAGGTTGCTGGTACTCTCCCTTCTTATTCTTCTGAACACATGGCTCCTCCTCAAGGCAAAAAGGGCACATCTGCATTATCAGTCTTACTGGAGATGGAGCAGAA GACACTGGATGAACAGCAGGGAACAAAGCCCTCAACAGCTGTTGCTGACCCCTCTGGTATTGCAACAAATCTCATGTATCTGGACAGTCCTCGCAAG GATGGTGGCTTCATTTTGGAATTTATTCGTAGCCCTCATTCTTCCAACACCTATCACTCTCAG TTGCCTGTTGAAGCCAGTGAAGTGGCGGACAGAGGACTCCAGCCAACAGTTGCACCTGGAGCAGCAGTCCAGCCTGTAGGAGAGCTTGCATCTTGTAGCAACACAGGAGACACCAG TGGAAATTCTGCAGTGCAGTCGCTTTCTTTGTCATCATCCCCAACACTCATGGAGATCCTGGAGGCTATAAAACATCCAAT GACAGGTGTACAACTCCTTCCAGAGCAAAGAGGCCTGCCTCTCAATTGCTTTTTTAGTGCGGAGGTGGTTCACTGGCTGATTAACAACGTGGAAGGGGTAACGACACAAGGCATAGCTGTAGATATCATGCAG AAAATGTTGGATGAAGGTTTGGTGGCCCATGCTTCTGGAGACATGATGCGTACCTTCATTTATGGATTCTACTGCTACAGGATTGTTGGAGAGAAGGATG gttcAAATTCCCAGCCTCCTTCCACAACAGCAGGGGGctggcctgcagcagctctggaggactTTGCCCTGTTCCAGGGAAAGTGGTTTGAGGTGGCCTTTGTGGTGGAAGAGCAGCTCCATTGCGATCTCCCAGTTTTTCTCCTGCCCTGGCTCCCCAGCAGGCCGTCCTCCTATGCAAGTAGGCATAGCTCATTCAGCCGCAGTTTTGGAGGACGCAGTCAGGCCGCTGCATTGCTAG CTGCCACTGTTCCAGAGCAGAAAATGGTCACTCTGGATGTGGATGTGAACAATCGCAGTGACCGGATGGAGTGGTGCAGCTGTTATTACCATGGCAACTTCTTCCTCAACACTGCCTTTGAGATCAAGCTTCACTGGATGGCTGTCACTGCTGCAGTACTCTTTGAGATG GTTCAGGGCTGGCACAGGAAAGCAGCATCATGTGGCTTCCTCTTGATCCCTGCACTGGAGTTTCCTTTTGCACTAACCTCCTCCCTGTATGGAGATCCCCTCAGAGCCCAGCACTTCATTTCTCTGAACATCCACTGCCTTCTAAAGAATGGCAGTGACAATCTGTTTGAAG GCTTTGAACCAGAGACCTACTGGGATAGGATGCAGTTCTTTCAGGAGGCCATACTTTACAG GTTTGGATTTGTGCATGACAAATTTTCAGTTTCAACCTTTAGTTTCCCTTCGGAGAATAAGCCCCAGTACATCCACATAACAG GTACCGTCTTCTTGCAGCTGCCATACTTCAAGAGGAAGCATTCAAGTGGGCAGCAACGTCGACGCCGGAACTCTACCACTTCTAACAACCAGGGGCTGTTTGGTGGGGAGGAGTGTGTTGGCTACTATTGGGCCTACAACACTATGCTGACCAAGTCCTGGAGGGCAGGCGTGCTCGGGGATGAGAAGCTCGCCGACCGCCTCCTCAGAGACTTCAGCGACTTCTGTGCCAACAAAGACAACAGACTGTTAAACTTCTGGGACAGCTGTCAGGAGAAAATGAACACCAGCACTCCCTGA